A section of the Clostridium sp. TW13 genome encodes:
- a CDS encoding SGNH/GDSL hydrolase family protein: MRFKAKEDNVRLLGRTKLVDDIRYINYTCSGIEFEFTGTSASVVLCSNRSKWDEQFKAWVAVFIDDECVPSKRFALESDEAVYKIYETSTPRKVKIRLMKMSEAAFAKTAIKEIIIEGANEITPTTGKKHRIEFIGDSITCGYGDEGVLDVDIFNTTQENPWEAYAAKTARHFNADFNCVSWSGIGIISGWTDSGDANTDWLMPMLYKYTDAAMDNDAGKKEFEVWDNSKFEPHLIVINLGTNDTSYTKVNEEERVPEFVEGYYKFLEQVRLNNPRSEIICALGAMGQELCPAIETAVNRFKKDKDDSRVHTLVFDVQSESDGIGTDSHPSLKTQDKMSKRLIAKVEEVMGW, from the coding sequence ATGAGATTTAAAGCGAAGGAAGATAATGTAAGACTATTAGGAAGAACGAAGTTAGTAGATGATATTAGATACATTAACTATACTTGTTCAGGAATTGAATTTGAATTTACAGGTACAAGTGCAAGTGTTGTGCTATGTTCAAACAGATCAAAGTGGGATGAGCAATTTAAGGCTTGGGTAGCTGTTTTTATAGATGATGAATGCGTTCCTAGCAAACGTTTTGCATTAGAAAGTGATGAGGCAGTTTATAAAATATATGAAACAAGCACACCACGTAAGGTGAAGATAAGATTAATGAAGATGTCTGAAGCAGCTTTTGCTAAGACAGCTATAAAAGAAATAATTATAGAAGGTGCAAATGAGATAACCCCTACAACAGGGAAGAAGCACCGTATTGAGTTTATAGGGGATTCCATAACTTGTGGATATGGTGATGAAGGTGTTTTAGATGTAGATATATTTAACACAACTCAAGAGAATCCGTGGGAAGCTTATGCTGCTAAAACAGCACGTCACTTCAATGCAGATTTTAATTGTGTATCATGGAGTGGTATTGGAATTATTTCAGGGTGGACAGATTCTGGAGATGCAAATACAGATTGGTTAATGCCAATGCTTTATAAATATACTGATGCTGCCATGGATAATGATGCGGGTAAGAAAGAATTTGAGGTTTGGGATAATAGCAAGTTTGAGCCACATTTAATAGTTATTAATTTAGGAACAAACGATACAAGTTATACAAAGGTAAATGAAGAAGAGAGAGTGCCTGAATTTGTAGAAGGATATTATAAATTTTTAGAGCAAGTTAGACTTAATAATCCTAGATCAGAAATAATCTGTGCTTTAGGTGCTATGGGGCAAGAATTATGTCCAGCTATTGAAACTGCTGTTAATAGATTTAAAAAAGATAAGGATGATAGTAGAGTTCATACATTAGTTTTTGATGTTCAATCAGAAAGTGATGGCATAGGTACAGATTCACATCCAAGCTTAAAAACTCAAGACAAGATGTCAAAACGGTTAATTGCTAAAGTTGAAGAAGTAATGGGATGGTAG
- a CDS encoding CD3324 family protein has translation MRYEKAQNILPKDIVELLQQYIDGGYLYIPRKEDSKKSWGENSGIRNSLKQRNREIFNKYNQGVSVKELTEEFYLTEYSIRRIIREEKQVT, from the coding sequence ATGAGATACGAAAAAGCACAGAATATATTGCCAAAGGATATAGTTGAATTACTTCAACAATATATAGATGGTGGCTATTTATATATACCTAGAAAAGAAGATAGTAAAAAATCTTGGGGAGAGAACAGTGGTATAAGAAATAGTCTAAAGCAAAGAAATAGAGAAATATTCAATAAGTATAATCAAGGAGTTTCTGTTAAAGAGCTTACTGAGGAGTTTTATCTTACTGAATATAGTATTAGAAGAATAATACGTGAAGAAAAACAAGTAACATAG
- a CDS encoding MerR family transcriptional regulator: MNIEEVSKKYNVTLDALDSYEKLGLIPKVNTKTDEIREYTEEDCKWICFIKVMIDEGISPEVLGSLCNLASIKSSLYI; encoded by the coding sequence ATGAATATCGAAGAAGTAAGCAAAAAATATAATGTAACATTAGATGCATTGGATTCTTATGAGAAGCTCGGTTTAATCCCAAAAGTAAATACAAAGACAGATGAAATCAGAGAGTATACAGAAGAGGATTGTAAATGGATTTGTTTTATAAAAGTTATGATTGATGAAGGAATTTCACCTGAAGTGTTGGGAAGCTTATGTAATCTTGCTTCAATAAAAAGCAGCCTATATATTTAA
- a CDS encoding CatB-related O-acetyltransferase, producing MEQKLNANKIYPRTDDYSIVYLKNVITKPNIIIGDFTMYNDFYNDPRDFEKNNVLYHYPVNEDKLIIGKFCSIACGAKFMFTSGNHALKSLSTYPFPIFSEEWDSSMNVTEAWDNRGDIVIGNDVWIGYEAVIMPGVHIGDGAIIGTRAVVTKDVPPYAIVGGVPAKVIKKRFDDSIIEDLLKIKWWNWSYEKISEKLTFIRSGDVKTLKE from the coding sequence GTGGAACAAAAACTAAATGCAAATAAAATTTATCCTAGAACGGATGATTATAGTATAGTTTATTTAAAGAATGTAATAACAAAACCTAATATAATTATTGGTGATTTTACTATGTACAATGATTTTTATAATGATCCAAGAGATTTTGAAAAGAATAATGTTTTATATCATTATCCTGTTAATGAGGATAAGCTTATTATTGGCAAGTTTTGTTCAATTGCCTGTGGAGCAAAGTTTATGTTTACAAGTGGAAATCATGCGTTAAAATCATTGAGTACCTATCCATTTCCTATTTTCAGTGAAGAATGGGATAGTTCTATGAATGTAACTGAAGCTTGGGACAACAGGGGTGATATAGTAATTGGCAATGATGTTTGGATAGGATATGAAGCTGTTATTATGCCTGGGGTGCATATTGGTGATGGCGCAATCATAGGAACTAGAGCTGTGGTAACAAAAGATGTACCACCATATGCTATAGTTGGTGGAGTACCAGCAAAAGTTATAAAGAAGCGATTTGATGATTCTATTATAGAGGATTTGCTTAAAATAAAGTGGTGGAATTGGAGCTATGAGAAGATATCTGAAAAGCTAACTTTTATTAGAAGTGGAGATGTAAAAACATTAAAAGAATAG
- a CDS encoding DUF2975 domain-containing protein, which translates to MEQLSLSKWLKSIAVGIGIIGLIIYLLIVPLWGNDLVQANPNLTNWYWPWLIFIWITGIPCFMVLFEFWKICCEIGKDNSFSKENVNSLKRISQLLVIDSTILFVGNVVLFLLKMNHPGIALIMLFIMFAGIAVAVLSAALSHFVLKACKIKEENELTI; encoded by the coding sequence ATGGAACAGTTAAGTTTATCAAAATGGTTAAAATCAATTGCTGTAGGAATAGGAATTATAGGACTCATAATATATTTATTAATAGTCCCTTTATGGGGAAATGACTTGGTGCAAGCTAATCCTAATTTAACTAATTGGTATTGGCCTTGGCTAATATTTATTTGGATAACAGGAATTCCTTGTTTTATGGTTTTATTTGAGTTTTGGAAAATATGTTGTGAAATAGGCAAGGATAATTCTTTTTCTAAGGAAAATGTAAATTCATTAAAGAGAATTAGTCAATTATTAGTTATCGATTCCACAATTCTTTTTGTAGGAAATGTAGTTTTATTTTTACTTAAGATGAATCACCCAGGTATTGCTTTAATAATGTTGTTTATCATGTTTGCTGGAATAGCAGTTGCTGTGTTATCAGCGGCTCTTTCACATTTTGTATTGAAAGCATGTAAAATAAAAGAAGAAAATGAATTAACGATTTGA
- a CDS encoding DUF4153 domain-containing protein translates to MVNNYEGDIPNSDYQGLCEVMVEETKGIKIIKENSLFFILLSVVFGIFCTVCLYKSLSGINIPLLVIVWMFCCMTALNKLEIKIPRISYLYMTAIMLFSISTIFTTSSFSLFFNASSIIFFGYMLLQRNFYETRNWQLLGFLLDILNMIVQVIANIFTPFSHLAACRKKKVAKESKFKYVIIGLIISIPLVMIVLSLLISADSIFSQMFASIFENINFEDLFGISFVFGIGSIGFYAVLAGFASQQNSDNLINIRKGEPVIAITVTSILTLIYLMFSLIQIKYLFIGGVNSLPAGFTYSNYARSGFFQLVFVSIINFGLVLLCISVFKESKVLKALLLIISLCTYVMIASSVYRMLLYVAAYHLTFLRVLVLWFLAVLTVLMTGIIVTIFYEKFNLLRFSLIVVLSFYMVFSYAKPDKIIAEYNISHINRLTYSDVSYMLNNLSYDAAPAISKIDLSKVNMHTESKQTLNSDFQEYFERVKKDYNDRGIRGFNFSSYEANKAVPK, encoded by the coding sequence ATGGTAAATAATTATGAAGGAGATATCCCTAACTCTGACTATCAAGGACTTTGTGAGGTAATGGTGGAGGAGACTAAAGGTATAAAGATAATAAAAGAGAATTCTTTATTCTTTATTTTACTTAGTGTTGTGTTCGGTATATTTTGTACAGTATGTCTCTATAAGAGCTTGAGTGGAATTAATATACCATTGTTGGTAATTGTTTGGATGTTTTGCTGTATGACAGCATTAAATAAGCTGGAAATTAAGATTCCAAGGATTAGTTATTTATATATGACAGCAATTATGTTATTTAGTATTTCTACTATTTTTACTACAAGTAGTTTTTCTTTATTCTTTAATGCATCTTCTATAATTTTTTTTGGCTATATGCTACTTCAAAGAAATTTTTATGAAACTAGAAATTGGCAACTTCTTGGTTTTTTATTGGATATCCTTAACATGATCGTTCAGGTAATAGCAAATATTTTTACACCATTTAGTCATTTAGCAGCCTGCAGAAAGAAGAAGGTAGCAAAGGAGAGCAAATTTAAATATGTAATAATAGGACTTATTATAAGCATTCCTTTGGTTATGATAGTTTTAAGTTTGCTCATTAGTGCAGATTCAATATTTTCTCAAATGTTTGCAAGTATTTTTGAAAATATTAATTTTGAAGATTTATTTGGTATATCCTTTGTTTTTGGTATTGGGAGTATCGGTTTCTACGCTGTGTTAGCAGGTTTTGCTTCTCAACAAAATTCAGATAACCTTATAAATATTAGGAAGGGTGAACCAGTAATTGCTATTACAGTTACTAGTATTCTTACATTAATATATTTAATGTTTTCATTAATTCAAATTAAGTATCTTTTTATTGGAGGCGTAAATTCGTTACCAGCTGGATTTACATACTCAAATTATGCACGCAGTGGCTTTTTTCAGTTAGTTTTTGTAAGCATAATCAACTTTGGGTTGGTTCTTCTTTGCATTAGCGTATTCAAAGAAAGTAAAGTTTTAAAGGCCTTATTACTAATTATTTCTCTTTGTACTTATGTTATGATAGCATCCTCTGTATATCGTATGCTTTTGTATGTGGCAGCATATCATTTGACTTTTTTACGTGTGTTAGTTCTTTGGTTTCTTGCAGTATTAACTGTTCTGATGACAGGAATTATTGTTACTATCTTTTATGAAAAGTTTAACTTATTACGTTTCAGTCTTATTGTGGTTCTTTCATTTTATATGGTGTTTTCATATGCAAAACCAGATAAAATTATAGCTGAATATAATATAAGTCATATTAATAGATTGACTTATTCTGATGTATCATATATGCTAAATAATCTATCTTATGATGCAGCTCCTGCCATTTCAAAAATTGATTTATCCAAAGTAAATATGCATACAGAAAGTAAGCAAACTTTAAATAGTGATTTTCAAGAATACTTTGAAAGAGTTAAAAAAGATTATAATGACAGGGGAATTCGTGGATTTAATTTTTCTAGTTATGAGGCAAATAAGGCAGTACCAAAATAA
- a CDS encoding secondary thiamine-phosphate synthase enzyme YjbQ has product MGEALQKNNLFQFSIQTKKEEEFVDINSLIYEAIEKSCVENGIAIVYCPHTTAGITINENADPDVVRDIIVTLDKVFPIKGEYRHFEGNSHAHLKSSYMGVEKAIIINEGKPILGRWQSVYFCEFDGPRIRNVFIKIIAD; this is encoded by the coding sequence ATGGGTGAAGCATTACAGAAAAATAATTTGTTTCAATTTTCAATTCAGACAAAGAAGGAAGAGGAATTTGTAGATATAAACAGTTTGATCTACGAAGCGATTGAAAAATCATGTGTGGAAAATGGTATTGCTATTGTATATTGTCCTCATACTACAGCAGGTATTACAATAAATGAAAATGCTGATCCAGATGTGGTAAGGGATATAATAGTAACTCTTGATAAGGTATTTCCTATTAAAGGGGAATATAGACATTTTGAAGGGAACTCACATGCACATCTAAAGTCATCCTATATGGGAGTTGAAAAGGCAATTATTATTAATGAAGGAAAACCAATTTTAGGAAGATGGCAAAGTGTATATTTCTGTGAATTTGATGGACCGAGAATTAGAAATGTATTCATTAAGATTATAGCTGACTAA
- a CDS encoding 3'-5' exonuclease, with the protein MNYIIFDLEFNQKFSDSSDVESVKNPKLPFEIIQIGALKLNENFQTISEFNALVKPTVYPIIHPYIENLTKITNEKVSSCKNFTQVYEDFKKFVGEDETVLCVWGMVDIKELLRNIKYFNFPTPSFSKYFIDIQRHASRYLKVPKQSQVGLRTAIELLNIPIDGEFHDAFYDAYYTVEVFKKIYDDSIKPSIYSPNSPKRITQPKENVDTAALIKQFEKMYDREMTKEEQSIIKLAYTMGRTRQFIK; encoded by the coding sequence ATGAATTATATAATATTTGATTTAGAGTTTAATCAGAAATTCTCTGATTCTTCAGATGTTGAATCTGTTAAAAATCCTAAGTTACCTTTTGAAATCATTCAAATTGGAGCATTAAAACTTAATGAAAACTTTCAAACAATTTCTGAATTTAATGCTCTGGTTAAACCAACAGTTTATCCTATTATTCATCCTTACATAGAAAACTTAACTAAAATAACTAATGAAAAAGTGAGTTCGTGTAAAAATTTCACTCAAGTATATGAAGATTTTAAAAAGTTTGTTGGCGAAGATGAAACTGTATTATGCGTTTGGGGAATGGTAGATATCAAAGAATTGCTAAGAAACATTAAATATTTTAACTTTCCAACACCTTCTTTCTCAAAATACTTTATTGATATTCAAAGGCATGCTTCAAGATATCTAAAAGTTCCGAAGCAATCACAAGTTGGGTTAAGAACCGCTATAGAGCTTTTGAACATACCAATTGATGGAGAATTTCATGATGCTTTTTATGATGCTTACTATACTGTTGAAGTTTTCAAGAAAATCTATGATGACAGTATAAAACCTAGCATTTATTCTCCAAATTCACCAAAGAGAATTACTCAGCCAAAAGAGAATGTAGATACTGCTGCTTTAATAAAGCAATTTGAAAAGATGTATGATAGAGAAATGACCAAAGAAGAGCAATCAATAATAAAACTTGCATATACTATGGGAAGAACTCGGCAATTTATTAAGTAA
- a CDS encoding iron-containing alcohol dehydrogenase produces MNDFIYDVPVKVYFGKDQLGNLGEELKKYGKRVLLTYGGGSIKKIGLYDKVVAEIKKAGLELFELSGIEPNPRVTSVNKGAEICKKEKIDVLLAVGGGSTIDATKFIGAATFYEGDAWDILTEKAQVTNCLPIVTVLTLAATGSEMDPGGVISNLETKDKIGYMHPLMLPKVSFLDPTNTFTVSEYQTACGSADIMSHIIEVYFNMNQDMYMLDCVAEGLMKTVIKYTPIAMKEPENYEARANLMWASSWAINGFIDGGKRQAWSCHPIEHEVSAIYDITHGLGLAILTPRWMQYTLDETTVSKFYQFGCNVFGIDKDMEPMAVAKKSIEMLSDFFFNTLGLKSTFTEIDIDDTNFSIMAEKACRGRVLPGFKRLNQQDIENIFKMCL; encoded by the coding sequence ATGAATGATTTTATTTATGATGTTCCTGTAAAGGTGTACTTTGGTAAAGATCAACTTGGAAACTTAGGCGAAGAATTAAAGAAGTATGGTAAGCGTGTATTACTTACTTATGGTGGGGGTTCAATTAAGAAGATAGGATTATATGATAAGGTTGTAGCTGAAATTAAAAAGGCAGGACTTGAACTGTTTGAACTTTCAGGCATTGAACCTAATCCGCGTGTTACATCTGTTAATAAAGGAGCAGAGATCTGCAAGAAAGAAAAGATAGATGTTTTGCTTGCAGTAGGTGGAGGTTCAACTATAGATGCTACAAAATTTATTGGTGCAGCAACTTTTTATGAGGGAGATGCTTGGGATATTCTTACTGAAAAAGCGCAAGTTACTAACTGTCTTCCTATAGTTACAGTTTTGACATTAGCTGCTACTGGTTCAGAAATGGATCCAGGTGGAGTTATTAGTAATTTAGAGACAAAGGATAAGATTGGGTATATGCATCCATTGATGCTTCCAAAAGTATCTTTCTTAGATCCAACAAATACTTTTACAGTTAGTGAATATCAAACTGCATGTGGTTCAGCAGATATTATGTCTCATATAATTGAAGTATATTTTAATATGAATCAAGATATGTACATGTTAGATTGTGTTGCTGAAGGATTAATGAAAACTGTAATTAAATACACTCCAATTGCAATGAAAGAGCCTGAGAATTATGAAGCTCGTGCAAACTTAATGTGGGCATCATCATGGGCTATTAATGGATTCATTGATGGAGGCAAGAGACAGGCATGGAGCTGTCATCCAATTGAACATGAAGTGTCAGCAATCTATGATATTACTCATGGATTAGGTCTTGCAATACTTACACCACGTTGGATGCAATATACATTAGATGAAACAACAGTGTCTAAATTTTATCAATTTGGATGTAATGTGTTTGGTATTGATAAGGATATGGAACCTATGGCTGTTGCTAAGAAGAGTATTGAGATGCTATCTGATTTCTTCTTCAATACATTAGGTTTAAAGAGTACATTTACAGAAATAGATATTGATGATACAAACTTTAGCATAATGGCAGAGAAAGCATGCAGAGGTAGAGTGCTTCCTGGATTTAAACGACTTAACCAACAAGATATTGAAAACATATTTAAGATGTGCTTATAA
- a CDS encoding helix-turn-helix domain-containing protein: protein MAIIINIDVMLAKRKMSVTELAERVGITIANISVLKNGKAKAIKISTLDKICEALQCQPGDILEWRTEENE from the coding sequence TTGGCAATTATCATTAATATAGATGTTATGTTAGCGAAGAGAAAAATGAGTGTGACAGAGTTAGCGGAGAGAGTAGGAATAACAATTGCAAATATATCTGTGTTAAAGAATGGGAAAGCAAAAGCTATTAAAATCTCTACTTTGGATAAAATATGTGAAGCGTTGCAGTGTCAACCTGGAGATATTTTAGAGTGGAGAACTGAGGAAAATGAATAG
- a CDS encoding serine hydrolase domain-containing protein: protein MNNCILDELIESVKTQNLQVLSVVVRKDGEIIAEHDFEESKPTLLWSVSKTFTSMAIGIAESEGYFKLTDKILDYFDADIREISDNLRKMTIHDLLCMGTGHAECPMTKAMNANQLLDDISKLFFDEPAVFEPGTHFVYNNAATYMLSKLITVTTGRSLKEYLMPRIFEPLEIPEPQWEVDVNGICYGCSGLYLTARELSKFGQLLLNKGVWNGKQLIPENYIEQATKPQIDTSEFDAFFATADHKQGYGYQLWMNSYHNSYRLDGLYGQYVVILPNKNAVVTYVSNEPTNMTGVLELTWNTLIDKL from the coding sequence ATGAATAATTGTATATTAGATGAATTAATAGAATCAGTTAAAACACAAAATCTTCAGGTGCTTAGTGTGGTAGTGAGAAAGGATGGGGAGATAATTGCAGAACATGATTTTGAAGAATCAAAACCAACATTACTATGGTCTGTAAGTAAGACCTTTACATCTATGGCAATTGGTATTGCAGAAAGTGAAGGATATTTTAAACTTACTGATAAAATTTTAGATTACTTCGATGCTGATATTCGTGAAATTAGTGATAACTTAAGAAAAATGACTATTCATGATTTACTTTGTATGGGAACTGGACATGCTGAGTGTCCAATGACAAAAGCTATGAATGCAAATCAATTACTTGATGATATTTCAAAGCTTTTCTTTGATGAGCCTGCTGTTTTTGAACCAGGTACACATTTTGTATATAATAACGCTGCTACCTATATGCTTTCAAAGCTTATTACTGTTACAACGGGACGGAGCTTAAAAGAATATCTAATGCCTCGTATTTTTGAGCCACTAGAAATACCAGAACCACAATGGGAAGTGGATGTAAATGGTATATGCTATGGATGTTCAGGATTATATTTAACAGCAAGAGAACTATCAAAGTTTGGACAATTATTGCTTAATAAAGGCGTATGGAACGGAAAACAGCTCATACCTGAAAATTATATTGAACAGGCTACAAAACCTCAGATTGATACGTCTGAATTTGATGCATTTTTTGCAACGGCAGATCATAAACAAGGATATGGCTATCAATTATGGATGAATTCGTACCATAATTCATATAGATTAGATGGTTTGTATGGTCAATATGTAGTGATACTACCGAATAAGAATGCAGTGGTGACTTACGTGTCAAATGAACCAACAAATATGACTGGAGTTTTAGAATTAACATGGAATACATTAATTGATAAGTTATGA
- a CDS encoding HelD family protein: MSSYESEFQEEVVYLNNAVTLINRNLDQELSSIVSAKKELINEHRDMWENAVHFTDDIDRMAEIKQDLSVIHVKREGYEKIDERIQKYNGMLNKPYFARVDFKEEGEESAEKIYIGFSNLLDEDTYEVYVYDWRAPIASIFYRYELGGARYNSPNGEIGGQVLIKRQYEIKNGKLDYFIDSNLNIADDALREVLAKNTSSKMKTIVETIQREQDIIIRDIESELLIVQGVAGSGKTSIALHRVAFLMYQGFLTKLYANNIMIISPNDFFGNYISDVLPQLGEENIRTVTFEYIFKEIFENSINAKSRNELLEDIIGCEDVKRKNIMKSSMEFKSSKEFVIILNRLIWFYEHKMIEISDIYYNGVYIADKHSIKEFLLKDTINMSIEKKLAIIENRIFEKVTPIRKKRREKLEKYIVNFPEHQFERRAIARLITIKETNKLKAQIRRFTKVDYKRIYEALFRNKNLFYTLAKGLKLPENIEGIIDNFNCNFEKSICYEDMLAMLYLKVRMSGCSIFKEIKQVVVDEAQDYYPIHFQILKELFKNSRFTILGDINQSIEKEATLSIYDDVKNILNKKRSSTVILNKSFRCSYEISKFSNKFLDENIQIESFERHEEEPKIIEALNIEDLDNKIINTIEVYRNLNYASIALLCKSMKECEEVYNRLKNKINIKIISRSDDDIKGIVIMPIYMSKGLEFDCVIVYEVNWKNYKTEFDRRLLYIASTRALHKLSLFYTKKPSKFL; the protein is encoded by the coding sequence TTGAGTAGTTATGAAAGTGAATTTCAAGAGGAAGTTGTGTATTTAAATAATGCAGTTACCCTTATCAATAGGAACTTAGATCAAGAGTTGAGTTCAATTGTTTCGGCAAAAAAGGAGTTAATAAATGAGCATAGAGATATGTGGGAAAACGCTGTACATTTCACTGATGATATTGATAGAATGGCTGAAATAAAACAAGATTTATCTGTTATTCATGTTAAAAGAGAGGGGTATGAAAAAATAGATGAAAGAATACAAAAATATAATGGCATGCTTAATAAACCTTATTTTGCAAGAGTTGATTTTAAGGAAGAGGGTGAAGAGAGTGCAGAAAAAATATATATAGGGTTTAGTAATCTTTTAGATGAAGATACTTATGAAGTTTATGTTTATGACTGGAGGGCTCCGATAGCTAGTATATTTTATAGATATGAATTAGGAGGTGCAAGGTACAATTCACCTAATGGGGAGATAGGTGGGCAGGTTTTAATTAAAAGGCAGTATGAAATCAAGAATGGGAAACTTGACTATTTTATCGATTCTAATTTAAACATTGCTGATGATGCTCTTAGAGAAGTCCTAGCTAAAAATACTTCTTCCAAGATGAAAACTATTGTAGAAACTATACAGAGAGAACAGGATATTATTATTCGTGATATTGAAAGTGAATTGCTTATTGTTCAAGGTGTAGCTGGAAGTGGAAAGACATCTATTGCATTGCATAGAGTTGCTTTTCTAATGTATCAAGGGTTTTTGACAAAATTATACGCTAACAATATAATGATAATTTCTCCTAATGACTTCTTTGGCAATTATATAAGTGATGTTTTGCCACAACTTGGAGAAGAGAATATTAGAACAGTTACATTTGAATATATATTTAAAGAAATTTTTGAAAACAGTATTAATGCTAAATCTAGAAATGAATTGTTAGAGGATATAATAGGCTGTGAAGATGTTAAAAGAAAAAATATAATGAAATCAAGTATGGAGTTTAAGTCTTCAAAGGAATTTGTCATTATATTAAATAGATTGATATGGTTTTATGAACACAAAATGATAGAAATTTCAGATATTTATTATAATGGAGTATATATTGCTGATAAACATTCCATAAAGGAATTTCTACTAAAGGATACTATAAATATGTCTATTGAAAAGAAATTGGCAATTATAGAAAATAGGATATTTGAAAAAGTTACCCCTATTAGAAAAAAGCGAAGAGAAAAGTTAGAGAAATATATTGTTAATTTTCCAGAGCATCAATTTGAAAGAAGAGCTATAGCAAGATTAATTACAATAAAAGAAACAAACAAATTAAAAGCACAAATTAGACGTTTTACTAAAGTTGATTATAAGAGAATTTATGAGGCATTGTTTAGGAATAAAAATTTATTTTACACATTGGCAAAAGGACTGAAGCTGCCAGAAAATATAGAAGGAATAATTGATAATTTTAACTGCAATTTTGAGAAATCTATATGTTATGAAGATATGTTAGCAATGTTGTATTTGAAGGTACGAATGAGTGGATGTAGCATATTTAAAGAAATCAAGCAAGTTGTTGTGGATGAAGCTCAAGATTATTATCCAATACATTTTCAAATTCTAAAGGAGCTATTTAAAAATTCTAGATTTACTATTTTAGGAGATATAAATCAGTCTATAGAAAAGGAAGCAACCTTATCAATTTATGATGATGTGAAAAATATACTAAACAAAAAAAGAAGTTCTACTGTAATTTTAAATAAAAGCTTTAGATGTTCATATGAAATTAGTAAGTTTAGTAATAAGTTTCTTGATGAAAATATCCAGATAGAAAGTTTTGAAAGGCATGAAGAAGAGCCTAAAATAATAGAGGCATTAAATATTGAAGATTTAGATAATAAGATAATTAATACTATAGAAGTATATAGGAATTTAAACTATGCTTCTATAGCGCTACTATGTAAGAGCATGAAAGAATGCGAAGAAGTTTATAATAGACTTAAAAATAAAATTAATATAAAAATTATTAGTAGAAGTGATGATGATATTAAAGGTATAGTAATAATGCCTATCTACATGTCAAAGGGATTAGAATTTGATTGTGTTATTGTTTATGAGGTAAATTGGAAAAATTATAAAACTGAATTTGATAGAAGATTATTATATATTGCATCTACTAGGGCATTGCATAAACTATCTTTATTTTATACTAAAAAACCTTCTAAGTTTTTATGA